Part of the Sorghum bicolor cultivar BTx623 chromosome 1, Sorghum_bicolor_NCBIv3, whole genome shotgun sequence genome, AGTGACATAACGAATAGGAGGGGTGGTTTTGCCTTGCTGAAGCTTGAGCACATCACAGAGGATGATACCCCGCCAGAGGTCAACGAAGCCCATGGTGCCAGAATCTCCTCCTACTGAGATGACCTTGCTGTTGCGATGCTGGAAGTAGCAGCCATATTGGCGTCCATGTTGGTTGCTGTCCACTGAGATCTTGTGGGTACTCCAAATGGTTGGGGAACTGGAGTTGTATAGGAAAATGAcgaagtcttcagggaccatGGAGCTGCGCTCCTTACAGAGTGCGGCGACAATATAGAAATCACCTGCGGTGCCGCGGTGGGGGCGGCACAGCGCGTTGTCGCGCCATTGGTGGCGGGCGCCGCAGCGCAGAATGCCAACTTGATGTGAACCAAAGCCATAGGGTCTAGGGGGCCGCGGGAGCCGCTTGAGTGACGGCCCCCCGCCCGCGGCCTCGTCGGTGGCCTGGTAGATGTAGTAGTCCGCATCATCCAGAAATTCCCATTTAGAACTGACGATGACccgaaggaggacgaggtcctcCTCCATGGCGAGGATGTCCGGCTCCATGGAGAACACGGTGTGTTCGAATCCAGGGCAGAACACGCACAGGTAGGAGACGCGCGGCGGGCGAGCGAGGCAGAGGGTGACCTGGAACTGCTCACCGCGCCATGTCCTGGAGAAGGCAGTTGTGGCGTTGTGGCGTTCAGCGACGTAGGCCTGGTGGTCGAGGAGCACCCACTGGATCTCACCGCCGTCTTCGTTCCATTCAGGCGGGTGCAAGGAGACGTCTCGCAAAATAGACATGGGCTCTTCTGTGTCACCCATGGATGGATGGAACGATGGATCCGTCGATGTCGATCTCTTGCTGTTCGTCttcctctcctctttctcttccTCATAATAACTAAATTTTTTGGAGCtgtatttattctctgtttcgAGGACGGCGAGACCGAAGGGGATTCAGGATTCTAGTTCTAACACTACAGGAAGGAGGGGATCGAGCCGGACTGGGGGATGGAGGGCGGAGCCGCAT contains:
- the LOC8080542 gene encoding uncharacterized protein LOC8080542 codes for the protein MGDTEEPMSILRDVSLHPPEWNEDGGEIQWVLLDHQAYVAERHNATTAFSRTWRGEQFQVTLCLARPPRVSYLCVFCPGFEHTVFSMEPDILAMEEDLVLLRVIVSSKWEFLDDADYYIYQATDEAAGGGPSLKRLPRPPRPYGFGSHQVGILRCGARHQWRDNALCRPHRGTAGDFYIVAALCKERSSMVPEDFVIFLYNSSSPTIWSTHKISVDSNQHGRQYGCYFQHRNSKVISVGGDSGTMGFVDLWRGIILCDVLKLQQGKTTPPIRYVTLPPPLLPGRADWDDDARLARDIAVVQQGRTIRYVELQVNWKPHPTFRGCYFRDGWVSRIWTRPVDADCAEDCWKPGCKQESSDIPIDNNPHFKLLPVMMDHSGMTMEPFKGLFICQPTLSLSDDDDLVYFMTKAKSMDGKAWVIAVDMKNNTLQGVDGFAAERTIDFGYMHSRISKYLTAGTGTKGNLKRPGTVLLGSSNKKPPGFWMSMPPWDDEQKEHDTEMEVDGDDMILT